From the genome of Desulfatiglans sp.:
ACTCCCTGAATTTTTATCAATAAAATTACCTGAATTTGACCTCATGGATACAATGCTTCTTGGTAAAGACGATATGATATCGGGTATTATTGAGAACACCTCTTCCAGCTTTAACTGGGCGTGGCTTGATCTCTCATTTAATGAGGTCATGCTTTATGCCTGGCTTATCGGGGCACTTTCCATAGGCCTTTTTATCCTTATTAAAAATTTAAGATTCTGGATCACTATAAAACAAAAACCCATGCTGGTTGATAAAGATATCCTTGACCTCTTAGAAGAATGCAAGATTACCATGCAGATCAACACTGTGATCGGGATTATCATCACAGATGCAGTTAAGAGCCCTGCCCTGTTCGGTTACCTGAGGCCAAGGCTGCTATTACCTCAGGGTGTGTTAGAAAAACTAACACGGTCAGAGCTTACCTATGTGTTTATGCATGAGCTTGGCCACCTTAAGCGCCATGATATTGGTGTGTCATGGGTTATTACTATGCTTCAGGTCTTTCACTGGTTCAATCCGCTTGTATGGTTTGCATTTTACCAGATGAGGATAGACCAGGAATCGGCCTGTGATGCATCAGTGCTGGCAAGAATAAGGAACAATCAGACAAAGGATTATGCAGGCACTATTATCGGTTTTCTTGAAAGGTTCTGCCAGAACCAGCAGCTACCGGCAATGGCAGGTATTATAGAAAATAAATCTCAAATAAAAAGGAGAATTGCCATGATAGTAAGCTACAAGAAAAACACAAAAAGGATTAAGGCGTTAGCCATTGTCATGCTTTTAGTAACAGGGTTTATCTTTTACACCATAACAGGTTTTGCACAGGAGGGGCTCGATAATAAAACTCCACTCCCTGAAGATGCAAAAAAGGCAATGGTTGAGGCACAGAAGCTTTTTGAAAACAAGGAAGTTGAAAATGCCAGGAATGTGCTTCAGGATTATATGGATACAACCCATGATACTATCCCTGCGGATGCTTATCTTATGCTCGGGTATTACTGGTATAACGATAAGAAATTGGATGAGGCATTAAAAGTTTTTAAAGAAGGTTATGAAGCATACCCTGACAACAACGATCTAATGTCTTATTATGGTTCAACTCTTTATGAAATGGGAGAATTTGCAGAGGCAGCCCCGTTGCTTGAGAAGAGGTATGAAGAAAGCGAATCAAAGGATATAAGGATGCTTGAGGCAGCAGCAGGTGCTTATTATCAATTAAAAAGCTATGATGATACCATAAGGGTTGTTAAAGAGATGATAGATTCACAGTATGACCCAAAACCTGAATGGATTAACATGCTTATTGGAATATACCAGGAACAAGAAGAATACAACAGGGCAATAGAGGTGATAGAAACATACATGGCTATATCCGGCGCACCAAAGGAAACGTGGTTAAAACAAATTATCGCATGTTATTATGCACAGCAAAATTATGAAAAGATGTATGAATACAATGATAAACTGGTGAAAATAACAGGAACCCAGGATCCAACGCTCTCAGCGCTTATTAAAAAAACTCAACCTGAAATTAAAGCTGAAAATACTCCACCATTTGTATCAACCTTTTCATTATCTGCTGGTGAACCGGTTTATAGAATAGATGAAATTGACACACCGCCGAAGCCTATTGAAATGTTTCCTCCACAATACCCCATTGAAGCTAAAGAGAAGAAGATAGAGGGAAAGGTTGTTTTGAGATTTATTGTCGGCATAGATGGCATTGCACATGAGCCACAGGTAGAAAATGCAGAACCGGAAGGAGTTTTTGAAGAGGTGGCACTTGAAGCTGTTGCCAAATATAAGTTTACACCTGCAAAAAAGAATGGTGAGGATGTTAACTGCTTTGTTAAAATGCCAATGGCATTTAAACTTGGTGAAAAACTGATAGAATAACATTTAGTTTGACGGCTTCCATAACTCTCTGTTTATGGAAGCCGCTAAACCTTTAAATGATCGTTAACTGAATATCTTTGCTGCCGGTCTTCTTTTGTTATAACTATTTTTTGATTCGGGGAATCTCCTCTGCGGAGCAACCCTTGCAATAGATGGCCTTTTTTGATCAGGCGCTGGTGAACCATAATTAAAGGTAGCTATGGTGCGCTGCTCTACCTCAGAACCAATCAAACGATTTATAGCCTTCACCATATTTTTGTCTTCGCTGGTAGCAAGGGTAAATGCCTCGCCGCTGCATTCAGCCCTGCCGGTACGACCTATGCGGTGTATGTATGCCTCGGGGGTTGCAGGGATATCATAGTTAATCACATGAGATATTCGTGAAACATCAATACCGCGTGCTGCAATATCAGTAGCCACCAGTATCTGGAATTCACCGCTCTTAAAGCCATCAAGGGCTGCCTGACGCCTTGACTGTGAAAGGTTTCCCTGAATAGAGGCTGAGCTGTACCCGGCAGCAGCCAATTTCTTTTCAAGGCTTTTTGCGCGATGCTTTGTCCGGGTAAAAACAAGAACAGACCCTGCATCACTGGTTTCAAGTAGTTCCAGTAAAAGGTCTGTCTTCAGGTGCTGGGCAACCGGGTATATGGCATGGCTCACGGTTTCAGCAGGGGCAGTAACCCCGGCCTGCACTGTTGATGGATTCTTGAGTATATCGCGTGCAAGCTGCTTTATTTCCGGCGGCATTGTAGCAGAAAAAAGCAGTGTCTGGCGCGTCTTTGGAAGATGGTTTAAAATCCGCCTGATGTTTGGGAGAAAGCCCATATCAAACATCTGGTCAGCCTCATCAATTACAAGCACCTCCACCTTTGTAAGGTTTACAGTGTTACGTTCAATATGGTCTATAAGCCTGCCGGGGCATGCCACAACAATATCGGCAGACCTTAGTTTCTGTATCTGGGGGTTAATACCAACGCCGCCATAAACAGTTGTGCTTTTTATTTGTGTCTTCCTGCCAAAAATTTCAAATGACTGATGAATCTGTTCAGCCAGTTCGCGTGTCGGGGCGATTACAAGGGCGCGTACATGGCCCTGTTTACCATTAATAAGCCGGTTAAGTATTGGCAGCGCAAATGCCGCTGTCTTACCTGTTCCGGTCTGTGCAAGGCCCATTATATCATGCCCCTCTTTTACCTTTGGGATTGCCATTGTCTGAATAGGGGTCGGAACCTCATAACCAGCGGATGTGATGTTTGCCTCAATGGATGGATGAAAACTAAATGTGTCAAAATTCAATATATACCTTCTTTCGTTATTTACCCCGCCATGTGCGGGAAACAGGACAAATCTTTGCGTTCTAAATACAGCGGATTGCCTTTTTAAAAACCCTCCTGTATGCTGAGGGCCGGATTATTCCGGATCGATGAACAGTGTTAGACATTATCCGGATCAAAAAAAAGCCCCGGAGTAATTCCGGGGCTAATGTGATTTTTTATTTAATTACAACCAAGAACACTGTTAATTGGCAGATATCATATGAATAATCAGGAGTAAGGTCAAGTTAATAATCTTTTATTATTGCCAGTTCTCTTAAAAGGGGGAGAATATATGCCGGAAACAAGAAAAAACAAAAGATATGGTGAATCCCTGGAGCAGTTGCTGGGTCTTAAGACATCCCCGTTAGCAGTGAAAATGGTTGTAAAAAAGAAGGACATCCCCAAACATGCCTTGAGACCAAAAAAAAATCAGGGAAAACATTATGCGCAATGCCAGGCATTTTCCCTTGCAAGGAGAGATAAACTCACAGTGGCAATGCTACTTGAAGACAGCTTTTGCCCAGGGCCGGTACTAGCCTACGGGTTTGTGCCGCCACCGGAAGCCCATGCCCATGATGCAGGAATAAACTATGAAGGGTTTGAATATGGCAGATACATAGGGATACTTACTGCACCTTTAAAGAGCGCATCCTTTGAACCGGACCTGATAATGATCTATGCAGATACAAACCAGCTAAGGAGCATGCTGCTTTCAATCGATGAAAAGGAAAGAGCTGGCATTAAATCCAGCTTCTTCCCATTCTCATGCGCATGGGCTGTAACATCACCTATTATCCACAA
Proteins encoded in this window:
- a CDS encoding TonB family protein; the protein is METILKALPAFFSWFIDYTIDISIFICLIFVLKSIIAKRLPAWWHYGLWLVLIIRMIIPLKYEKSSVLPEFLSIKLPEFDLMDTMLLGKDDMISGIIENTSSSFNWAWLDLSFNEVMLYAWLIGALSIGLFILIKNLRFWITIKQKPMLVDKDILDLLEECKITMQINTVIGIIITDAVKSPALFGYLRPRLLLPQGVLEKLTRSELTYVFMHELGHLKRHDIGVSWVITMLQVFHWFNPLVWFAFYQMRIDQESACDASVLARIRNNQTKDYAGTIIGFLERFCQNQQLPAMAGIIENKSQIKRRIAMIVSYKKNTKRIKALAIVMLLVTGFIFYTITGFAQEGLDNKTPLPEDAKKAMVEAQKLFENKEVENARNVLQDYMDTTHDTIPADAYLMLGYYWYNDKKLDEALKVFKEGYEAYPDNNDLMSYYGSTLYEMGEFAEAAPLLEKRYEESESKDIRMLEAAAGAYYQLKSYDDTIRVVKEMIDSQYDPKPEWINMLIGIYQEQEEYNRAIEVIETYMAISGAPKETWLKQIIACYYAQQNYEKMYEYNDKLVKITGTQDPTLSALIKKTQPEIKAENTPPFVSTFSLSAGEPVYRIDEIDTPPKPIEMFPPQYPIEAKEKKIEGKVVLRFIVGIDGIAHEPQVENAEPEGVFEEVALEAVAKYKFTPAKKNGEDVNCFVKMPMAFKLGEKLIE
- a CDS encoding DEAD/DEAH box helicase; amino-acid sequence: MNFDTFSFHPSIEANITSAGYEVPTPIQTMAIPKVKEGHDIMGLAQTGTGKTAAFALPILNRLINGKQGHVRALVIAPTRELAEQIHQSFEIFGRKTQIKSTTVYGGVGINPQIQKLRSADIVVACPGRLIDHIERNTVNLTKVEVLVIDEADQMFDMGFLPNIRRILNHLPKTRQTLLFSATMPPEIKQLARDILKNPSTVQAGVTAPAETVSHAIYPVAQHLKTDLLLELLETSDAGSVLVFTRTKHRAKSLEKKLAAAGYSSASIQGNLSQSRRQAALDGFKSGEFQILVATDIAARGIDVSRISHVINYDIPATPEAYIHRIGRTGRAECSGEAFTLATSEDKNMVKAINRLIGSEVEQRTIATFNYGSPAPDQKRPSIARVAPQRRFPESKNSYNKRRPAAKIFS
- a CDS encoding DUF169 domain-containing protein, which codes for MPETRKNKRYGESLEQLLGLKTSPLAVKMVVKKKDIPKHALRPKKNQGKHYAQCQAFSLARRDKLTVAMLLEDSFCPGPVLAYGFVPPPEAHAHDAGINYEGFEYGRYIGILTAPLKSASFEPDLIMIYADTNQLRSMLLSIDEKERAGIKSSFFPFSCAWAVTSPIIHNAYWITLPDPGEYVRALTQAGEMIFSIPAPKIGRFMKGLKKFFKESMFANEQMMMLSDFPQPEIYKKIFKAWNSGQQVNKRNNTTLTTKHTKATKNKG